From one Sphingomonas sp. BT-65 genomic stretch:
- a CDS encoding DUF4893 domain-containing protein, producing MRSVALAVLVSFVLAGCAATRETAVVSVAQIEIIDDGGAGQVIRPADQAKLDALPAIWRAVWGQSPGRVRAVEGALLEPGAALDHPELSPGSYNCRLIRLGRRAGARRMRSFPTHFCHVGAANGGLNFTKQTGSDLPAGHLYKTEKRYTFVGALQRAQGDNSLVYGTDQARDIAGVVERVGPFRWRMVVPVGEQDLDVLELTPVPVERQAS from the coding sequence ATGCGTAGTGTTGCACTCGCCGTCCTTGTCTCGTTCGTCCTCGCCGGGTGCGCCGCGACGCGCGAAACCGCGGTGGTCAGCGTGGCGCAAATCGAGATCATCGACGATGGCGGCGCCGGACAGGTGATCCGACCGGCCGATCAGGCAAAGCTCGATGCGCTGCCGGCGATCTGGCGGGCCGTCTGGGGCCAGTCGCCCGGACGCGTGCGCGCGGTCGAGGGCGCGCTGCTCGAACCGGGCGCGGCGCTCGATCATCCCGAACTCAGCCCCGGCTCCTATAATTGCCGCCTGATCCGGCTCGGCCGCCGTGCCGGCGCGCGCCGGATGCGCAGCTTCCCGACGCATTTCTGCCATGTCGGCGCGGCCAATGGCGGGCTCAACTTCACCAAGCAGACCGGCAGCGACCTGCCCGCCGGCCATCTCTACAAGACCGAGAAACGCTATACCTTCGTCGGCGCGCTGCAACGCGCGCAGGGCGACAATTCATTGGTCTATGGCACCGATCAGGCGCGCGACATCGCCGGGGTGGTCGAGCGGGTCGGCCCGTTCCGCTGGCGCATGGTCGTGCCCGTGGGCGAGCAGGACCTCGACGTCCTCGAACTGACCCCGGTACCCGTCGAGCGGCAGGCGAGCTGA
- a CDS encoding septal ring lytic transglycosylase RlpA family protein yields MRGPFAIALALFAAVPAVAADEEEAGTDLGSGTASYFSREIAGNRTANGERCDPDTLTAAHRTAPFGSRMRVTNLATGRSVVVRINDRGPFRAGRVIDLSHAAAREIGMHRSGTAKVSLALLDD; encoded by the coding sequence ATGCGGGGACCATTCGCCATCGCGCTCGCGCTTTTCGCCGCGGTCCCGGCCGTGGCGGCGGACGAGGAGGAAGCGGGCACCGATCTCGGCAGCGGGACGGCAAGCTATTTCAGCCGCGAGATCGCCGGCAACCGCACCGCCAATGGCGAGCGCTGCGACCCCGACACGCTCACCGCCGCGCACCGCACCGCGCCGTTCGGCAGCCGCATGCGCGTGACCAACCTTGCCACCGGCCGCAGCGTGGTGGTGCGGATCAACGATCGCGGCCCGTTCCGCGCCGGGCGCGTGATCGACTTGAGCCACGCCGCCGCGCGCGAGATCGGGATGCACCGCAGCGGCACGGCCAAGGTCAGCCTGGCGCTGCTCGACGACTGA
- the ppc gene encoding phosphoenolpyruvate carboxylase, with translation MASAPPITNNPDIRYLGRVLGDVIRAYGGDALFRRIEYIRSASVDRHRGIAGADSIDPGLDSLSLDETLDFVRSFMLFSMLANLAEDRQGIAAEPGADVEHAIARLKEHGIGPERIAELLEHALVAPVLTAHPTEVRRKSMIDHRNRIAELMALKDQGVAETPDGDLVDEGIVRQVALLWQTRVLRQERLYVADEVETALSYLRDVFLPTLPALHARWDRALGSRVPAFLRPGNWIGGDRDGNPFVTADSLRLTLSRSAETVLSHYLDAVHALGAELSISSHHAQIDAGVAALAERSGDDAASRADEPYRRALSGIYARLAATYRDLTGKPAPRPGALTGERYPDPAAFRADLATVARGLAGQGAETLASSGALGRLIRSVDIFGFHLATLDMRQNSAVHERVIAELLKVAGVEADYAALDEAARVELLRRELASPRPLTSRYASYSEETASELAIVHAVAEAHERYGRAAIRQYIVSMAQSVSDLLEVHVLLKEAGLYVPGEEPQAHIMAVPLFETIGDLEAAPGIMRAWFALPEVAAIAKARGHQEVMIGYSDSNKDGGYLTSTWGLSKGSTALKPVFEEAGIGMQLFHGRGGAVGRGGGSSFQAIQAQPAGTVQGRIRITEQGEVIAAKYGTRESAQTNLEAMASATLLASLEPQQLSTADAARFEGAMEELSGTAFKAYRDLVYGTEGFRTFFRQMTPIAEIAGLKIGSRPASRKKSDAIEDLRAIPWVFSWAQARVMLPGWYGVGAALSGFQDRGLLREMAAGWPLFASALANMEMVLAKSDMGIAGRYAALVEDRALGDSIFGRIRDGWRTTHDQLLEVTRQTRLLEKHPALETSIRLRLPYIEPLNLLQVELLKRHRAGETDPKIEQGILLSINAIATALRNSG, from the coding sequence ATGGCCAGCGCTCCTCCGATCACCAACAATCCCGACATCCGCTATCTCGGCCGCGTCCTGGGCGACGTGATCCGCGCCTATGGCGGCGACGCGCTGTTCCGGCGTATCGAATATATCCGCTCGGCCTCGGTCGACCGGCATCGCGGGATCGCGGGGGCGGATTCGATCGATCCCGGCCTCGACAGCCTGAGCCTCGACGAGACGCTCGATTTCGTGCGCAGCTTCATGCTGTTCTCGATGCTCGCCAACCTGGCCGAGGACCGCCAGGGTATCGCCGCCGAGCCCGGCGCCGATGTCGAGCACGCGATCGCGCGCCTCAAGGAGCATGGCATCGGGCCCGAGCGGATCGCCGAATTGCTCGAGCACGCGCTGGTCGCCCCGGTGCTCACCGCGCACCCGACCGAGGTGCGGCGCAAGTCGATGATCGACCATCGCAACCGCATCGCCGAGCTGATGGCGCTCAAGGACCAGGGCGTCGCCGAGACGCCCGACGGTGATCTGGTCGACGAAGGCATCGTGCGCCAGGTCGCGCTGCTGTGGCAGACCCGCGTGCTGCGGCAGGAGCGGCTCTATGTCGCCGACGAGGTCGAGACCGCGCTCTCCTATCTGCGCGACGTGTTCCTCCCCACCTTGCCCGCGCTTCATGCCCGCTGGGACCGCGCGCTGGGCAGCCGGGTGCCGGCGTTCCTGCGCCCGGGCAACTGGATCGGCGGCGACCGCGACGGCAATCCCTTCGTCACCGCGGACTCGCTGCGCCTCACCTTGTCGCGCTCGGCGGAGACGGTGCTCAGCCACTATCTCGACGCGGTGCATGCGCTTGGCGCCGAGCTGTCGATCTCGAGCCATCATGCGCAGATCGACGCGGGCGTCGCGGCGCTGGCCGAGCGCAGCGGCGACGATGCCGCGAGCCGCGCCGACGAGCCCTATCGCCGCGCGCTGTCGGGCATCTATGCCCGGCTCGCCGCGACCTATCGCGACCTCACCGGCAAGCCCGCGCCGCGGCCCGGCGCGCTGACCGGCGAGCGCTATCCCGACCCGGCGGCGTTCCGCGCCGATCTCGCCACCGTCGCCCGCGGGCTCGCCGGGCAAGGCGCCGAGACGCTGGCGTCGAGCGGGGCGCTCGGGCGGCTGATCCGCTCGGTCGACATCTTCGGCTTCCATCTCGCCACGCTCGACATGCGCCAGAACAGCGCGGTGCACGAGCGCGTGATCGCCGAGCTCTTGAAGGTCGCGGGGGTCGAGGCCGATTATGCCGCGCTCGACGAGGCGGCGCGGGTCGAGCTGCTGCGCCGCGAGCTCGCCAGCCCGCGCCCGCTGACCAGCCGCTATGCGAGCTACAGCGAGGAGACTGCCTCGGAGCTGGCGATCGTCCATGCCGTCGCTGAGGCGCATGAGCGCTACGGCCGCGCGGCGATCCGCCAGTATATCGTGTCGATGGCGCAGTCGGTGTCGGACCTGCTCGAGGTCCATGTGCTGCTCAAGGAAGCGGGCCTCTACGTGCCGGGCGAGGAACCGCAGGCGCATATCATGGCGGTGCCGCTGTTCGAGACGATCGGCGATCTCGAGGCCGCGCCCGGCATCATGCGCGCCTGGTTCGCGCTGCCCGAGGTCGCCGCGATCGCCAAGGCGCGCGGGCATCAGGAAGTGATGATCGGCTATTCGGACTCGAACAAGGACGGGGGATATCTCACCTCGACCTGGGGGCTGTCCAAGGGCTCGACCGCGCTCAAGCCGGTGTTCGAGGAAGCCGGGATCGGCATGCAGCTGTTCCACGGCCGCGGCGGCGCGGTGGGGCGCGGCGGCGGCTCCTCGTTCCAGGCGATCCAGGCGCAGCCCGCCGGCACGGTTCAGGGCCGCATCCGCATCACCGAGCAGGGCGAGGTGATCGCGGCGAAATACGGCACGCGTGAGAGCGCACAGACCAATCTCGAGGCGATGGCTTCGGCAACGCTGCTCGCCAGCCTCGAGCCGCAGCAGCTGAGCACCGCCGACGCCGCGCGCTTCGAGGGCGCGATGGAGGAATTGTCGGGGACGGCGTTCAAGGCCTATCGCGACCTGGTCTATGGCACCGAGGGCTTCCGGACCTTCTTTCGCCAGATGACCCCGATCGCCGAGATCGCCGGCCTCAAGATCGGCAGCCGCCCGGCGAGCCGCAAGAAATCCGACGCGATCGAGGATCTGCGCGCGATCCCCTGGGTGTTCAGCTGGGCGCAGGCGCGGGTGATGCTGCCGGGCTGGTATGGCGTGGGCGCGGCGCTGTCGGGGTTTCAGGACCGCGGGCTGCTGCGCGAAATGGCGGCGGGCTGGCCGCTGTTCGCCTCGGCGCTGGCAAACATGGAGATGGTGCTCGCCAAGTCCGACATGGGCATTGCCGGGCGCTATGCCGCGCTGGTCGAGGACCGCGCGCTGGGCGACTCGATCTTCGGGCGCATTCGCGACGGCTGGCGGACGACGCATGACCAGCTGCTCGAGGTGACGCGGCAGACGCGACTGCTCGAGAAGCATCCGGCACTGGAGACCTCGATCCGGCTGCGCCTGCCCTATATCGAGCCGCTCAACCTGCTTCAGGTCGAGCTGCTCAAGCGCCACCGCGCGGGGGAAACCGATCCCAAGATCGAGCAGGGCATCCTGCTCTCGATCAACGCGATCGCGACGGCGCTTCGGAACTCGGGCTGA
- a CDS encoding MFS transporter, producing MTAPAVAGRNERKVIVASSLGTVFEWYDFYLYGLLATVISAKFFSGVNETTGFILALGAFAAGFAVRPFGALVFGRLGDVVGRKYTFLVTMGLMGLSTFAVGLLPSYASIGVAAPVILVLLRLVQGLALGGEYGGAATYVAEHAPEGKRGLFTSWIQTTATLGLFAALLIVIGIRTAIGETAFAEWGWRLPFLVSIILLGVSLWIRLQLAESPVYQKMKEEGTTSKAPFSEAFGTWRNLRVVLIVLLGAVAGQAVVWYTGQFYALFFLEKTLKVDGATANILIAIALVIGTPFFVIFGWLSDKIGRKKIILAGCALAALTYFPVFHALTGAANPALAAAQASAPVTVVADPATCSFQFDPIGRNKFDRTACDVAKSYLAKAGVPYVSRAAANDWAEVVIGDRTITIFNPQGGIGAGMNAAAIPGRQAEMKAALDAAGYPAKADPAAMNKPLIVALLFWLVLLVTAVYGPIAALLVEIFPTRIRYTAMSLPYHIGNGWFGGFLPTIAFAMVAATGDIYYGLWYPIGVAVLTLVVGLLFLPETFRRRIDDSAT from the coding sequence ATGACGGCTCCAGCAGTCGCAGGCCGCAACGAGCGCAAGGTGATCGTCGCCTCGTCGCTCGGTACGGTGTTCGAATGGTATGATTTCTATCTCTACGGCCTGCTCGCGACCGTCATTTCCGCCAAATTCTTCTCCGGGGTGAACGAGACCACCGGGTTCATCCTCGCCCTGGGCGCGTTCGCCGCGGGGTTCGCAGTGCGGCCGTTCGGAGCGCTGGTGTTCGGGCGGCTCGGCGACGTGGTCGGGCGCAAATATACCTTCCTCGTGACGATGGGGCTGATGGGCCTGTCGACCTTCGCGGTCGGGTTGCTGCCGAGCTATGCCAGCATCGGCGTCGCCGCGCCGGTGATCCTGGTGCTGCTGCGCCTCGTCCAGGGCCTCGCGCTCGGCGGCGAATATGGCGGCGCCGCCACCTATGTGGCCGAGCATGCGCCCGAGGGGAAGCGCGGGCTGTTCACCAGCTGGATCCAGACCACCGCGACGCTCGGCCTGTTCGCGGCGCTGCTCATCGTGATCGGCATCCGCACCGCGATCGGCGAGACCGCATTCGCCGAATGGGGCTGGCGCCTGCCCTTCCTCGTCTCGATCATCCTGCTCGGCGTCTCGCTGTGGATCCGGCTCCAGCTCGCCGAGAGCCCGGTCTACCAGAAGATGAAGGAGGAGGGCACGACCTCCAAGGCGCCGTTCAGCGAGGCGTTCGGCACCTGGCGCAACCTGCGCGTGGTGCTGATCGTGCTGCTCGGCGCGGTCGCCGGCCAGGCGGTGGTCTGGTATACGGGGCAATTCTATGCGCTGTTCTTCCTCGAGAAGACGCTCAAGGTCGACGGCGCCACCGCCAACATCCTGATCGCGATCGCGCTGGTGATCGGCACGCCGTTCTTCGTGATCTTCGGCTGGCTCTCCGACAAGATCGGGCGCAAGAAGATCATCCTCGCCGGCTGCGCGCTCGCCGCGCTGACCTATTTCCCGGTGTTCCACGCGCTGACCGGAGCCGCCAACCCCGCGCTGGCGGCGGCACAGGCCAGTGCGCCGGTAACCGTGGTCGCGGACCCTGCGACCTGCTCGTTCCAGTTCGATCCGATCGGCAGGAACAAGTTCGACCGGACCGCCTGCGACGTCGCCAAATCCTATCTGGCCAAGGCTGGCGTACCCTATGTCTCGCGGGCTGCGGCGAACGACTGGGCGGAGGTCGTCATCGGGGACCGGACGATCACGATCTTCAATCCGCAGGGAGGGATCGGTGCCGGCATGAATGCGGCCGCCATTCCGGGCCGCCAGGCCGAGATGAAGGCAGCCCTCGATGCCGCGGGCTACCCGGCCAAGGCCGACCCCGCGGCGATGAACAAGCCGCTGATCGTCGCGCTGCTGTTCTGGCTCGTGCTGCTGGTCACCGCGGTCTATGGCCCGATCGCCGCGCTGCTGGTCGAGATCTTCCCGACCCGCATCCGCTACACCGCGATGTCGCTGCCCTATCATATCGGCAATGGCTGGTTCGGCGGGTTCCTGCCGACGATCGCCTTCGCGATGGTCGCGGCGACCGGCGATATCTATTACGGCCTGTGGTACCCGATCGGCGTCGCGGTGTTGACGCTGGTAGTCGGCCTGCTCTTCCTCCCCGAAACCTTCCGGCGGCGGATCGACGACTCCGCGACATGA
- the gyrB gene encoding DNA topoisomerase (ATP-hydrolyzing) subunit B: MLGMASEDTTTPENTPNTNSYGADSIKVLKGLDAVRKRPGMYIGDTDDGSGLHHMVFEVSDNAIDEALAGHCDRIIIQLNADGSVSVEDNGRGIPTGIHAEEGVSAAEVIMTQLHAGGKFENTSDDNAYKVSGGLHGVGVSVVNALSEWLDLNIWRDGEEHYMRFAYGDATAPLKVVGAAPEGKKGTRVTFLASTEKVPGDGGTFKNQTEYDFEKLEHRYRELAFLNSGVRLFLRDARHEEVKEVELFYEGGIAAFVKWLDRNKTPLMPDPVAISGTRDDVTIDVALEWNDSYYENVLCFTNNIPQRDGGTHLAAFRAALTRTINNYADKSGALKKEKVSLTGDDMREGLTAIVSVKLPDPKFSSQTKDKLVSSEVRQPLEALMADKLAEWLEENPAVARQIIQKVIDAAAAREAAKKARELTRRKGVMDIASLPGKLADCQERDPAKSELFLVEGDSAGGSAKQGRDRHFQAILPLRGKILNVERARFDRMLGSKEIGTLIQAMGTGIGRDDFNLEKLRYHKIVIMTDADVDGAHIRTLLLTFFYRQMPEIIEAGHLFIAQPPLYKASKGRSEVYLKDDAALDDYLVEAGVGGNRLETNEGPRFGEDLAKLVEHARRMKTLMRYVPRRYDPSIIEALALGGALDPEAARAQRGERLAAVTKRLDLTDEDARWSARVTEEGGFHFERLWRGVTDHHIIEAAFLASAEGRKLHALAAEQAESYAAIAKLVSIKTTQAETEAAPVEGEDEEPVVAAKGETLVARPSELLDAILASGRKGLSIQRYKGLGEMNAEQLWETTLDPQNRSMLVVAIDQADVADEIFTRLMGDVVEPRREFIQENALSVANLDV; this comes from the coding sequence ATGCTGGGCATGGCATCTGAAGACACCACGACCCCCGAAAACACCCCCAACACCAACAGCTACGGCGCCGACAGCATCAAGGTCCTGAAAGGCCTGGATGCGGTGCGCAAGCGGCCCGGCATGTATATCGGCGACACCGATGACGGCTCCGGCCTGCACCACATGGTGTTCGAGGTTTCCGACAACGCGATCGACGAGGCGTTGGCCGGGCATTGCGACCGGATCATCATCCAGCTCAACGCCGACGGATCGGTGAGCGTCGAGGACAATGGCCGCGGCATCCCGACCGGCATCCATGCCGAGGAAGGCGTGTCGGCGGCCGAGGTCATCATGACCCAGCTCCATGCCGGCGGTAAGTTCGAGAACACGTCGGACGACAATGCCTACAAGGTCTCGGGCGGCCTGCACGGCGTGGGCGTGTCGGTGGTCAATGCGCTCAGCGAGTGGCTCGACCTCAACATCTGGCGCGACGGCGAGGAGCATTACATGCGCTTCGCCTATGGCGACGCGACCGCCCCGCTCAAGGTGGTCGGCGCGGCACCCGAGGGCAAGAAGGGCACGCGCGTGACCTTCCTCGCCTCGACCGAGAAGGTCCCGGGCGACGGCGGTACGTTCAAGAACCAGACCGAGTATGATTTCGAGAAGCTCGAGCACCGCTATCGCGAGCTGGCGTTCCTGAACTCCGGCGTCCGCCTGTTCCTGCGCGATGCGCGGCACGAGGAAGTCAAGGAAGTCGAGCTGTTCTACGAGGGCGGGATCGCCGCGTTCGTCAAGTGGCTCGACCGCAACAAGACGCCGCTGATGCCCGATCCGGTGGCGATCAGCGGCACGCGCGACGACGTGACGATCGACGTCGCGCTGGAGTGGAACGACTCCTATTACGAGAACGTCCTCTGCTTCACCAACAACATCCCGCAGCGCGACGGCGGCACGCACCTTGCCGCGTTCCGCGCGGCGCTGACGCGCACGATCAACAATTATGCCGACAAGTCGGGCGCGCTGAAGAAGGAGAAGGTCTCCCTTACCGGCGACGACATGCGCGAGGGGCTCACCGCGATCGTTTCGGTCAAGCTGCCCGACCCCAAGTTCAGCTCGCAGACCAAGGACAAGCTAGTCTCGTCCGAGGTACGCCAGCCGCTTGAAGCGCTGATGGCCGACAAGCTCGCCGAATGGCTGGAGGAGAATCCCGCGGTCGCGCGCCAGATCATCCAGAAGGTGATCGACGCCGCCGCCGCGCGCGAGGCCGCCAAGAAGGCGCGCGAGCTGACCCGGCGCAAGGGCGTGATGGACATCGCCTCGCTGCCCGGCAAGCTCGCCGACTGCCAGGAGCGCGATCCCGCCAAGTCCGAGCTGTTCCTGGTCGAGGGCGATTCGGCCGGCGGCTCCGCCAAGCAAGGCCGCGACCGCCATTTCCAGGCGATCCTTCCGCTGCGCGGCAAGATCCTCAACGTCGAGCGCGCGCGTTTCGACCGGATGCTCGGTTCGAAGGAGATCGGCACGCTGATCCAGGCGATGGGCACCGGCATTGGCCGCGACGACTTCAATCTCGAAAAGCTGCGCTACCACAAGATCGTCATCATGACCGACGCCGATGTGGACGGCGCGCACATCCGCACGCTGCTGCTCACCTTCTTCTACCGCCAGATGCCCGAGATCATCGAGGCCGGGCACCTCTTCATCGCTCAGCCGCCGCTGTACAAAGCGAGCAAGGGGCGCTCCGAAGTGTATCTGAAGGACGATGCCGCGCTCGACGATTACCTGGTCGAGGCGGGCGTCGGCGGCAACCGGCTGGAGACCAATGAGGGGCCGCGCTTCGGCGAGGACCTCGCCAAGCTGGTCGAACATGCCCGCCGCATGAAGACGCTGATGCGCTACGTGCCGCGGCGCTACGACCCCTCGATCATCGAGGCGCTGGCGCTGGGCGGCGCGCTCGACCCCGAAGCGGCGCGTGCGCAACGCGGCGAGCGGCTCGCGGCGGTGACCAAGCGGCTCGACCTGACCGACGAGGATGCGCGCTGGTCGGCGCGGGTCACCGAGGAAGGCGGCTTCCATTTCGAGCGGCTGTGGCGCGGCGTGACCGATCATCACATCATCGAAGCAGCGTTCCTTGCTTCGGCAGAGGGGCGCAAGCTCCATGCGCTCGCCGCCGAGCAGGCCGAAAGCTATGCCGCAATCGCCAAGCTGGTTTCGATCAAGACCACGCAGGCCGAGACCGAAGCGGCACCGGTTGAAGGCGAGGACGAGGAGCCGGTGGTCGCGGCCAAGGGCGAGACGCTGGTGGCGCGGCCGAGCGAGCTGCTCGACGCGATCCTCGCCTCGGGCCGCAAGGGGCTGTCGATCCAGCGCTACAAGGGGCTGGGCGAGATGAACGCCGAGCAATTGTGGGAGACCACGCTCGATCCGCAAAACCGATCGATGCTAGTGGTCGCGATCGACCAGGCCGATGTCGCCGACGAGATCTTCACGCGCCTGATGGGCGACGTGGTCGAGCCGCGCCGCGAGTTCATCCAGGAGAATGCGCTGAGCGTCGCCAATCTCGACGTCTGA